CGTTACGTTAGCTAGTAGCTAACTGTTAGCTAGCTTTAGAGCCTTGTAAACATTGTGATACAGAGAGGACACGTCCAGCCTGTTTTGAAGATTGACCTGCAGTTTGGGCTACGTTTTAATAATGTCCTAATGTCCTGTTTCTGTGCTGGGTATTTGCGTTACGTCTGAGTAACGTTAGCCAGCACTAATATCAGACCAGAAGACTTGAAGACAGGGCAGGCTCGCCTGCACTGCCTCAAAACATTAACAACGTGGCCAAAGCTTAAAGCATCTATCCATCTACTTAACTTGTCCATCTGCTGTGGTTAAAATACATGACTAGATCATTAGTTTGTCTTTGCACATGAGTGTAATATCCCACTCGTTTAAGTGGACCTGCAAGGATGCTAGATGATTGACAGGTTGATAGATTTAACATTGGCATTGCTCtccaaacatatatatatatatatatatgggtgaATATGGTAAATGTATGAGAAATGTCATTATacatacaaaaacattttaaaaaatgataatatatagtGCAGAATATATCTTATGTTCTATTTTATGATGCAGAATAAATATGTACAGTCTTTTTTTAGTGTAaagtatattttgtattattaaataatagtgGATAAATAAATCCACCCTAAGCAGCATATGGGCTGCAGTATGTATTGGTATACTGTAGAGTAATAGTTGATGGAAAGAAGCGTGTCCTGTATCAGCTGGTTCTGGCATGGATGCTGGTGGTCATACACTGTGCAGCTGGATGGGTTGAGTCCCTGATAGTGCTGCATGCTCTGAACACTCATCGCTGGTGGTGAATGTCTCAGGTGACGGGGAGAGGTGTATTACTCTTGTGTAATACACCAATTTTGAATGCAAAACGAACTTGCAGTTGCCCAATGTCACCACTCCTTTTCACATCTGTTCTTCTTGAATTTGCTTGAGGTGTTGTTTGCCGTTACACAGCGTACTTTATGTGGCTAAGAGGGAGAGCGATACTTCATAATCAAATGATCTGTTTACAGAGTTACGCAAGCAGAAACTTGCAGAGTACCTGGCAGCAAAAGGCAAATTAAAACCACCAAATCCGAGGTAGGTTCACGTTTGAATTTCAGAACATGTCTGAAACGGTGTCAGACCAGTATTTGGatgtttctcatttttttccccttcctcAAGGCCTTATCTCAAGGACAGTGCACATCTGAAAAAGACCCAAGAGGTtatgcagcagtttcagtctGTAAGTTTTCAGACCACAGTCCCAAAAGCTCCTTTTCTCCCTTTTGGTTCATAGACAGGTAGGTTCTTCAGCTAACATTTGtgacatttctgtttttctcagTCAGGCAAAGGAAAGGAGAACAGTGCTCGGAATGCTACGGATGTGAAAAAAGATGTGAAGATGGGAGATGCACTGACCGAGAAGCATACAAACATTACCACCTCAAAAAGGGAGTTGAGAAGCTTATTCAAAGCTCCCTCTGGCAGCAACCCAGTGCTCAAACCCACTATGTCTcaaacagcaacacaacactatAGAACACATTCAGAATTAACAAGCATGGTTAGAAATGTCTCTATTAAAGAGCAGAAGATAAAACCAGCTCTCCAAACAGGTGTCAGAGCTTCCAAAcaatttaagcatttaaagaCAGGCCAGCAACCTATGTGTGGGCAAGCTGAAACATCTTCCAGGGCTTCTTCTTTCAGAGGGGAAATGGGCATTGCCAAAACAGGCATGCCAAAGGTTGTCACAGGAAAAGAATTTGGTTCCAGCAAAATGATTTCAGGATCAAGGATTACATTTCCAGTATCGAGACTCCTGCAAGACAAGGGGCCGGTCAGGACTGAGTCCAAAGCTGTGACTAATACACACATTAATCTTGCAGATAAAGCATGCCGTGATGACACTCGGGTAAAGAGAAATCAGACCAGAAATTCACAGACAGAAAAGGTCAGATCACAGTCAAATCCAAAGGAACCACTTTCTCAATCAAATAAGCCTGCAAATAAGTCTAGTCTCCCTGCCTCGCAAAGAAACGCTCCTACCGCAACTGCAACTAGGCCAAGATCAGCTCTTTATTCAGCAGTTTCCAAAACTGCAAATGTTTCCACAAGAGCAAGTGCAACCACAACAGGCAATAAAAAAGCACTACCACAACGACAGTGTACCACAGTTAAACTGCCCCCTAAATCCACTGCTCAAGTCTCAGTACCACAGAGTCTTCCACACCACTCCAAGAGCTCCAGCCAGGCCAAGGGATCAGTGCAGCTTAAGACCCCCAAATCAACATTTAACCCTGGGACTCAGGGTGTTAGGACCGTCCCTCTTGATGGAACGAAAAAGCAAAATGCTGCTCAGGAGGAGAGAATGTGAGTCTagtgtttttgtcatttatctAAAAAAAACCTGAGCAATTGCTGTAGTGTAATGCTGAAATGTGGCTTTCCATCTTTTGTCAAACATTGTGGTGCATATACTAATAATCTCAATATCTTGATTCACCTTGAACAGGCGTAAACTCCAGGAATGGCGAGAATCTAGAGGTATAACCTACAAGCGTCCTCCAATGCCTGTTAAGCCAGTGAGGAGAAAGACTACAGCTGCTTATCCTCAGAGCTACTGGGCTACCATGGAAAAGGAGGATGAGGTCCATGGCTTTGTCTGTGTTGTAGACCAGTCACTGAATGACTGTATCAAACTTCTAGAGCAGGTAACATTACACCCCTGCTGGGATTTCTTAAAGGAATTTCACCATCAGCTCTGAGTGGTATTATTCATTAGTGGGAGTATTTAGGAACCACATCAACTCAGCCAccaagtgtcagaccacgtaaagttacagagcaggattagggcagagtgctgagctcagagcttaatgcagaaaagtctccaatgcTCTGCTGAACCAATAACTGCAAAATTCCAGACCTGCTGtttagagctgcaaaggaggAAAAACTCATTTTTAACGCCTATTGGTTTAAAATGGGATGtccctgtaggtgtcccaatgcctttttttttttttttcttcatatagtgtatttagcaGTGCCTGAGGTCTGTCCAACACAAGTCAACTGATCTGTTTCTAAATGCTGTTTATATAAGCTGTCATTAACAGTCCTCATTTAAagtttctctccttttcctctttGTGTTGATGTGCTAAACAGGGTTGCCCTGTAGACCAGATTAGAGATGTATTGTCTCGAGTGCCAATGGCGCAGAAGTTCTCCAAATACTGGATCTGTCAAGTCAggctgatggagagagagggaaacctTAACGTTCTACCTACATTTGAGGAAGCCATTCGGGTAGTCAGAGAGGTACATTATTTCTTTATGTTCTCTTTGTTTCACTTGCgttccctctcacacacattcgGTCTTTAACTGTCTGTTGTTGGTATCCGTTTACCATTTTTCAAGGTTTCACTAGATCCTAAAAAAAATTCTTAGAATACATCAAACTGTATTATAGTGTACAAGAGGCCAATCCTAAGCCAAGCATCT
This Salminus brasiliensis chromosome 20, fSalBra1.hap2, whole genome shotgun sequence DNA region includes the following protein-coding sequences:
- the ckap2l gene encoding cytoskeleton-associated protein 2-like produces the protein MGTLTDEDAVKLSRTELRKQKLAEYLAAKGKLKPPNPRPYLKDSAHLKKTQEVMQQFQSSGKGKENSARNATDVKKDVKMGDALTEKHTNITTSKRELRSLFKAPSGSNPVLKPTMSQTATQHYRTHSELTSMVRNVSIKEQKIKPALQTGVRASKQFKHLKTGQQPMCGQAETSSRASSFRGEMGIAKTGMPKVVTGKEFGSSKMISGSRITFPVSRLLQDKGPVRTESKAVTNTHINLADKACRDDTRVKRNQTRNSQTEKVRSQSNPKEPLSQSNKPANKSSLPASQRNAPTATATRPRSALYSAVSKTANVSTRASATTTGNKKALPQRQCTTVKLPPKSTAQVSVPQSLPHHSKSSSQAKGSVQLKTPKSTFNPGTQGVRTVPLDGTKKQNAAQEERMRKLQEWRESRGITYKRPPMPVKPVRRKTTAAYPQSYWATMEKEDEVHGFVCVVDQSLNDCIKLLEQGCPVDQIRDVLSRVPMAQKFSKYWICQVRLMEREGNLNVLPTFEEAIRVVREPVDELRAVVFEILKKKEAKGSASPCIEEGKEVDSEGEGKRQCDMHTPKPVGALIRGARGNSSVIKYKITTTPGGKRSHQREKSGRVNGQELRFFTPVRRSLRIEKTAPRYPAALQEHDPCVTSLPDLLTDGECDVGSKCATENKDSPLYVYRENEALKDHVAIELVYE